From Scleropages formosus chromosome 1, fSclFor1.1, whole genome shotgun sequence, a single genomic window includes:
- the ing1 gene encoding inhibitor of growth protein 1 → MLSPGSGDSLHAVNYVEEYLDLVESLPFDLQRNVSLMREIDAKYQEILKELDEAYEKHKKETDLVQKRRLLNSIQRSLIRSQELGDEKIQIVSQMVELVENRVRQVDSHVELFESYQEPAETGVTSSKASQEKRREETTTSVEKPNNKRSRRQKNSENRENSSVSLDHSDEIGSGTQREKKAKTSKKKKRSKAKAERETSAPDVPIDPNEPTYCLCEQVSYGEMIGCDNEECPIEWFHFSCVGLNHKPKGKWYCPKCRGENEKTMDKALEKSRKDRAYNR, encoded by the exons atgctGAGCCCTGGCAGCGGGGACTCGCTCCATGCCGTCAACTATGTGGAGGAGTATCTGGACTTGGTCGAGTCTTTGCCTTTCGACCTGCAGAGAAACGTGTCTCTGATGAGGGAGATCGACGCAAAATACCAGG AGATTCTGAAGGAGCTTGACGAAGCCTATGAGAAACACAAGAAGGAGACGGACCTGGTCCAGAAGAGGAGGCTGCTGAACTCAATCCAGCGTTCCTTGATCCGCAGCCAGGAGTTGGGAGACGAGAAGATCCAGATTGTCAGCCAGATGGTGGAGCTGGTAGAGAACCGTGTACGACAGGTGGATAGCCACGTTGAACTCTTTGAGTCTTATCAGGAACCTGCAGAGACTGGAGTCACGTCGAGCAAGGCCAGTCAAGAGAAGAGGCGGGAGGAGACCACCACCTCAGTGGAGAAGCCCAACAACAAGCGCTCCCGTCGGCAGAAGAACAGCGAGAACCGCGAGAACTCTTCTGTTAGTCTAGACCACAGTGATGAGATTGGCAGTGGGACACAGAGGGAGAAGAAGGCCAAGACGTCCAAGAAGAAGAAACGGTCCAAGGCAAAGGCAGAGAGAGAAACGTCAGCCCCTGATGTGCCAATAGACCCCAACGAGCCCACGTACTGCCTGTGCGAGCAGGTATCCTATGGAGAAATGATTGGCTGTGACAACGAAGAGTGTCCAATTGAATGGTTCCACTTTTCGTGTGTTGGACTCAACCACAAGCCCAAGGGGAAGTGGTACTGCCCAAAATGCAGAGGTGAGAACGAGAAGACAATGGACAAAGCTCTAGAGAAGTCCCGAAAGGATCGAGCCTACAACAGGTAG
- the ube2al gene encoding ubiquitin conjugating enzyme E2 A, like, giving the protein MSTPARRRLMRDFKRLQQDPPSGVSGAPSENNIMVWNAVIFGPEGTPFEDGTFKLTVEFTEEYPNKPPTVRFVSKMFHPNVYADGSICLDILQNRWSPTYDVSSILTSIQSLLDEPNPNSPANSQAAQLYQENKREYQKRVSAVVEQSWGDS; this is encoded by the exons ATGAGCACTCCGGCGAGAAGGCGGCTGATGCGGGATTTTAAACG ACTGCAGCAGGACCCCCCGAGCGGAGTGAGCGGAGCCCCTTCGGAGAACAACATCATGGTGTGGAACGCGGTCATATTCGG GCCTGAAGGAACACCTTTTGAAGATG GAACGTTCAAGCTAACTGTGGAATTCACCGAGGAATACCCCAACAAGCCTCCTACAGTCCGATTTGTCTCAAAAATGTTCCACCCAAATG TGTATGCTGACGGCAGCATATGCCTCGACATTCTACAGAATCGCTGGAGTCCCACCTATGATGTGTCCTCCATTCTCACTTCCATACAG TCTCTGCTGGACGAGCCAAATCCCAACAGCCCTGCAAACAGCCAGGCAGCCCAGCTGTACCAGGAAAACAAGCGGGAGTATCAGAAGCGAGTGTCAGCTGTTGTGGAACAGAGCTGGGGAGACAGTTGA
- the hsf2bp gene encoding heat shock factor 2-binding protein isoform X3 yields the protein MYKTHWRRDRGGFVRVRKRDLERLTTEVMQLRDFLPKVISRDVLEKVRQGHVVDVVKERIELEREQLQQDYLHLCSRLDAAHCECQREREEKLALRQQLWVSQEQLQQQAEFCTTLGVASCTLLWSVSSKEEVIKDILADRKAEAFLAVAAQTLESFVGQSLDREGKVEQQTSSQEMQFVLALAGIVTNIAAVTCGRDFLSSSAHMLLDTLMQLLGVMKPGVFSKLKVLMLMALYNVSISIKGLKYISESSCLLQLLPSLLQVTGRCATVPFGCSSLCFCKTMKPCPVLVQCFGTVYHWLISNNFVQAGTPSSGRLLRKCWTTWLHSVVLGGTRSMEWTRRALLKVL from the exons ATGTACAAAACGCATTGGCGTCGCGACCGT GGAGGCTTCGTGAGGGTGAGGAAGAGGGACCTGGAGAGGCTGACCACTGAGGTCATGCAGCTTCGTGACTTTCTGCCCAAAGTCATCAGCAGagatgtgctggagaaggtcCGCCAAGGCCACGTGGTGGACGTCG TGAAAGAGCGCATTGAGCTGGAGcgggagcagctgcagcaggactATCTGCACCTGTGCTCACGCCTGGATGCCGCCCACTGTGAATGCCAAAGGGAGAgggag GAGAAGCTGGCACTTAGACAGCAGCTGTGGGTGAgccaggagcagctgcagcagcaggctgaATTTTGCACAACACTAGGTGTGGCCTCCTGCACTCTTCTCTGGAGTGTGTCCAGCAAGGAGGAGGTCATCAAGGATATCTTGGCTGAC AGAAAGGCAGAGGCCTTCCTGGCTGTTGCAGCACAAACACTGGAGAGCTTTGTTGGCCAGTCTCTGGACAGAGAGGGAAAGGTGGAGCAGCAGACTAGCTCCCAGGAGATGCAGTTTGTCCTGGCACTGGCTGGGATTGTCACCA ACATAGCAGCTGTGACGTGTGGGCGGGACTTCCTGTCTAGCTCTGCCCACATGCTGCTGGACACTCTGATGCAGCTGCTTGGGGTCATGAAACCAGGAGTCTTCTCCAAGCTTAAAGT GTTGATGCTCATGGCACTGTACAATGTCAGCATCAGCATTAAGGGCCTGAAGTACATCAGCGAGAGCTCTtgtctcctccagctcctcccctCCCTCCTGCAAG TGACGGGGaggtgtgccactgtgcccttCGGCTGCTCCAGTCTCTGCTTCTGCAAAACAATGAAGCCCTGCCCTGTGTTGGTCCAATGCTTTGGGACCGTTTACCACTGGCTCATCTCCAACAACTTTGTTCAAGCCGGAACCCCATCCTCAGGCAGGCTGCTGAGGAAATGCTGGACCACTTGGCTGCACTCGGTGGTCCTTGGAGGGACACGCTCAATGGAATGGACAAGAAGGGCCCTTCTCAA
- the hsf2bp gene encoding heat shock factor 2-binding protein isoform X4: MYKTHWRRDRGGFVRVRKRDLERLTTEVMQLRDFLPKVISRDVLEKVRQGHVVDVVKERIELEREQLQQDYLHLCSRLDAAHCECQREREEKLALRQQLWVSQEQLQQQAEFCTTLGVASCTLLWSVSSKEEVIKDILADRKAEAFLAVAAQTLESFVGQSLDREGKVEQQTSSQEMQFVLALAGIVTNIAAVTCGRDFLSSSAHMLLDTLMQLLGVMKPGVFSKLKVLMLMALYNVSISIKGLKYISESSCLLQLLPSLLQVTGRCATVPFGCSSLCFCKTMKPCPVLVQCFGTVYHWLISNNFVQAGTPSSGRLLRKCWTTWLHSVVLGGTRSMEWTRRALLNP; this comes from the exons ATGTACAAAACGCATTGGCGTCGCGACCGT GGAGGCTTCGTGAGGGTGAGGAAGAGGGACCTGGAGAGGCTGACCACTGAGGTCATGCAGCTTCGTGACTTTCTGCCCAAAGTCATCAGCAGagatgtgctggagaaggtcCGCCAAGGCCACGTGGTGGACGTCG TGAAAGAGCGCATTGAGCTGGAGcgggagcagctgcagcaggactATCTGCACCTGTGCTCACGCCTGGATGCCGCCCACTGTGAATGCCAAAGGGAGAgggag GAGAAGCTGGCACTTAGACAGCAGCTGTGGGTGAgccaggagcagctgcagcagcaggctgaATTTTGCACAACACTAGGTGTGGCCTCCTGCACTCTTCTCTGGAGTGTGTCCAGCAAGGAGGAGGTCATCAAGGATATCTTGGCTGAC AGAAAGGCAGAGGCCTTCCTGGCTGTTGCAGCACAAACACTGGAGAGCTTTGTTGGCCAGTCTCTGGACAGAGAGGGAAAGGTGGAGCAGCAGACTAGCTCCCAGGAGATGCAGTTTGTCCTGGCACTGGCTGGGATTGTCACCA ACATAGCAGCTGTGACGTGTGGGCGGGACTTCCTGTCTAGCTCTGCCCACATGCTGCTGGACACTCTGATGCAGCTGCTTGGGGTCATGAAACCAGGAGTCTTCTCCAAGCTTAAAGT GTTGATGCTCATGGCACTGTACAATGTCAGCATCAGCATTAAGGGCCTGAAGTACATCAGCGAGAGCTCTtgtctcctccagctcctcccctCCCTCCTGCAAG TGACGGGGaggtgtgccactgtgcccttCGGCTGCTCCAGTCTCTGCTTCTGCAAAACAATGAAGCCCTGCCCTGTGTTGGTCCAATGCTTTGGGACCGTTTACCACTGGCTCATCTCCAACAACTTTGTTCAAGCCGGAACCCCATCCTCAGGCAGGCTGCTGAGGAAATGCTGGACCACTTGGCTGCACTCGGTGGTCCTTGGAGGGACACGCTCAATGGAATGGACAAGAAGGGCCCTTCTCAA TCCCTGA
- the hsf2bp gene encoding heat shock factor 2-binding protein isoform X2, with protein sequence MYKTHWRRDRGGFVRVRKRDLERLTTEVMQLRDFLPKVISRDVLEKVRQGHVVDVVKERIELEREQLQQDYLHLCSRLDAAHCECQREREEKLALRQQLWVSQEQLQQQAEFCTTLGVASCTLLWSVSSKEEVIKDILADRKAEAFLAVAAQTLESFVGQSLDREGKVEQQTSSQEMQFVLALAGIVTNIAAVTCGRDFLSSSAHMLLDTLMQLLGVMKPGVFSKLKVLMLMALYNVSISIKGLKYISESSCLLQLLPSLLQDSDGEVCHCALRLLQSLLLQNNEALPCVGPMLWDRLPLAHLQQLCSSRNPILRQAAEEMLDHLAALGGPWRDTLNGMDKKGPSQGSVTKPEKF encoded by the exons ATGTACAAAACGCATTGGCGTCGCGACCGT GGAGGCTTCGTGAGGGTGAGGAAGAGGGACCTGGAGAGGCTGACCACTGAGGTCATGCAGCTTCGTGACTTTCTGCCCAAAGTCATCAGCAGagatgtgctggagaaggtcCGCCAAGGCCACGTGGTGGACGTCG TGAAAGAGCGCATTGAGCTGGAGcgggagcagctgcagcaggactATCTGCACCTGTGCTCACGCCTGGATGCCGCCCACTGTGAATGCCAAAGGGAGAgggag GAGAAGCTGGCACTTAGACAGCAGCTGTGGGTGAgccaggagcagctgcagcagcaggctgaATTTTGCACAACACTAGGTGTGGCCTCCTGCACTCTTCTCTGGAGTGTGTCCAGCAAGGAGGAGGTCATCAAGGATATCTTGGCTGAC AGAAAGGCAGAGGCCTTCCTGGCTGTTGCAGCACAAACACTGGAGAGCTTTGTTGGCCAGTCTCTGGACAGAGAGGGAAAGGTGGAGCAGCAGACTAGCTCCCAGGAGATGCAGTTTGTCCTGGCACTGGCTGGGATTGTCACCA ACATAGCAGCTGTGACGTGTGGGCGGGACTTCCTGTCTAGCTCTGCCCACATGCTGCTGGACACTCTGATGCAGCTGCTTGGGGTCATGAAACCAGGAGTCTTCTCCAAGCTTAAAGT GTTGATGCTCATGGCACTGTACAATGTCAGCATCAGCATTAAGGGCCTGAAGTACATCAGCGAGAGCTCTtgtctcctccagctcctcccctCCCTCCTGCAAG ACAGTGACGGGGaggtgtgccactgtgcccttCGGCTGCTCCAGTCTCTGCTTCTGCAAAACAATGAAGCCCTGCCCTGTGTTGGTCCAATGCTTTGGGACCGTTTACCACTGGCTCATCTCCAACAACTTTGTTCAAGCCGGAACCCCATCCTCAGGCAGGCTGCTGAGGAAATGCTGGACCACTTGGCTGCACTCGGTGGTCCTTGGAGGGACACGCTCAATGGAATGGACAAGAAGGGCCCTTCTCAA
- the hsf2bp gene encoding heat shock factor 2-binding protein isoform X1, whose translation MYKTHWRRDRGGFVRVRKRDLERLTTEVMQLRDFLPKVISRDVLEKVRQGHVVDVVKERIELEREQLQQDYLHLCSRLDAAHCECQREREEKLALRQQLWVSQEQLQQQAEFCTTLGVASCTLLWSVSSKEEVIKDILADRKAEAFLAVAAQTLESFVGQSLDREGKVEQQTSSQEMQFVLALAGIVTNIAAVTCGRDFLSSSAHMLLDTLMQLLGVMKPGVFSKLKVLMLMALYNVSISIKGLKYISESSCLLQLLPSLLQDSDGEVCHCALRLLQSLLLQNNEALPCVGPMLWDRLPLAHLQQLCSSRNPILRQAAEEMLDHLAALGGPWRDTLNGMDKKGPSQVSFDLPTQCPRAVTQQTPT comes from the exons ATGTACAAAACGCATTGGCGTCGCGACCGT GGAGGCTTCGTGAGGGTGAGGAAGAGGGACCTGGAGAGGCTGACCACTGAGGTCATGCAGCTTCGTGACTTTCTGCCCAAAGTCATCAGCAGagatgtgctggagaaggtcCGCCAAGGCCACGTGGTGGACGTCG TGAAAGAGCGCATTGAGCTGGAGcgggagcagctgcagcaggactATCTGCACCTGTGCTCACGCCTGGATGCCGCCCACTGTGAATGCCAAAGGGAGAgggag GAGAAGCTGGCACTTAGACAGCAGCTGTGGGTGAgccaggagcagctgcagcagcaggctgaATTTTGCACAACACTAGGTGTGGCCTCCTGCACTCTTCTCTGGAGTGTGTCCAGCAAGGAGGAGGTCATCAAGGATATCTTGGCTGAC AGAAAGGCAGAGGCCTTCCTGGCTGTTGCAGCACAAACACTGGAGAGCTTTGTTGGCCAGTCTCTGGACAGAGAGGGAAAGGTGGAGCAGCAGACTAGCTCCCAGGAGATGCAGTTTGTCCTGGCACTGGCTGGGATTGTCACCA ACATAGCAGCTGTGACGTGTGGGCGGGACTTCCTGTCTAGCTCTGCCCACATGCTGCTGGACACTCTGATGCAGCTGCTTGGGGTCATGAAACCAGGAGTCTTCTCCAAGCTTAAAGT GTTGATGCTCATGGCACTGTACAATGTCAGCATCAGCATTAAGGGCCTGAAGTACATCAGCGAGAGCTCTtgtctcctccagctcctcccctCCCTCCTGCAAG ACAGTGACGGGGaggtgtgccactgtgcccttCGGCTGCTCCAGTCTCTGCTTCTGCAAAACAATGAAGCCCTGCCCTGTGTTGGTCCAATGCTTTGGGACCGTTTACCACTGGCTCATCTCCAACAACTTTGTTCAAGCCGGAACCCCATCCTCAGGCAGGCTGCTGAGGAAATGCTGGACCACTTGGCTGCACTCGGTGGTCCTTGGAGGGACACGCTCAATGGAATGGACAAGAAGGGCCCTTCTCAAGTGAGCTTTGATCTACCAACACAGTGTCCCAGAGCAGTCACTCAGCAGACACCTACATAG
- the hsf2bp gene encoding heat shock factor 2-binding protein isoform X5, which translates to MCWRRSAKATWWTSEKLALRQQLWVSQEQLQQQAEFCTTLGVASCTLLWSVSSKEEVIKDILADRKAEAFLAVAAQTLESFVGQSLDREGKVEQQTSSQEMQFVLALAGIVTNIAAVTCGRDFLSSSAHMLLDTLMQLLGVMKPGVFSKLKVLMLMALYNVSISIKGLKYISESSCLLQLLPSLLQDSDGEVCHCALRLLQSLLLQNNEALPCVGPMLWDRLPLAHLQQLCSSRNPILRQAAEEMLDHLAALGGPWRDTLNGMDKKGPSQVSFDLPTQCPRAVTQQTPT; encoded by the exons atgtgctggagaaggtcCGCCAAGGCCACGTGGTGGACGTCG GAGAAGCTGGCACTTAGACAGCAGCTGTGGGTGAgccaggagcagctgcagcagcaggctgaATTTTGCACAACACTAGGTGTGGCCTCCTGCACTCTTCTCTGGAGTGTGTCCAGCAAGGAGGAGGTCATCAAGGATATCTTGGCTGAC AGAAAGGCAGAGGCCTTCCTGGCTGTTGCAGCACAAACACTGGAGAGCTTTGTTGGCCAGTCTCTGGACAGAGAGGGAAAGGTGGAGCAGCAGACTAGCTCCCAGGAGATGCAGTTTGTCCTGGCACTGGCTGGGATTGTCACCA ACATAGCAGCTGTGACGTGTGGGCGGGACTTCCTGTCTAGCTCTGCCCACATGCTGCTGGACACTCTGATGCAGCTGCTTGGGGTCATGAAACCAGGAGTCTTCTCCAAGCTTAAAGT GTTGATGCTCATGGCACTGTACAATGTCAGCATCAGCATTAAGGGCCTGAAGTACATCAGCGAGAGCTCTtgtctcctccagctcctcccctCCCTCCTGCAAG ACAGTGACGGGGaggtgtgccactgtgcccttCGGCTGCTCCAGTCTCTGCTTCTGCAAAACAATGAAGCCCTGCCCTGTGTTGGTCCAATGCTTTGGGACCGTTTACCACTGGCTCATCTCCAACAACTTTGTTCAAGCCGGAACCCCATCCTCAGGCAGGCTGCTGAGGAAATGCTGGACCACTTGGCTGCACTCGGTGGTCCTTGGAGGGACACGCTCAATGGAATGGACAAGAAGGGCCCTTCTCAAGTGAGCTTTGATCTACCAACACAGTGTCCCAGAGCAGTCACTCAGCAGACACCTACATAG